In a single window of the Pseudopipra pipra isolate bDixPip1 chromosome Z, bDixPip1.hap1, whole genome shotgun sequence genome:
- the LOC135406615 gene encoding urea transporter 2-like yields MELGEIVVTDCSSERQMYKRRVPRAQNLLWRSRNWIHQVFGYLTGEMKEYGEWMKNKPLMVQLVDWILRGTSQVMFVNNPLSGLIILVGLFLQSPWWMLTGCTGTAVSTLTALALSQDRSAITAGLHGYNGMLVGLLMAVYSSKGDYYWWLLPPVAVISMACPVLSSALGSIFSKWDLPVFTLPFNIAVTLYLAATGHYNPFFPTTLIKPIAAVPNITWSAISVPLLLQSIPVGVGQVYGCGNPWTGGIFLVALLISSPLICLHAAIGSTVGMIAALSIASPFDSIYLGLHNYNCALACIAVGGMFYALTWQTHLLSLACALFCAYSGAALANALSVLGLPVCTWPFCLSALLFLLINSENPAIYKIPLSKVTYPEANRIYYLRMRRRASESRREEQKLKEQKPPDNSKISTGGTPLCTPKSRHAH; encoded by the exons ATGGAGCTCGGTGAGATCGTTGTGACTGACTGTTCCAGTGAGAGGCAGATGTACAAGAGGCGGGTGCCAAGAGCCCAGAACCTGCTGTGGAGAAGCAGAAATTGGATCCACCAAGTTTTTGGGTATCTCACAggagaaatgaaagaatatGGAGAGTGGATGAAAA ACAAGCCCTTAATGGTTCAGCTAGTGGACTGGATCTTGCGAGGGACCTCTCAGGTGATGTTTGTCAACAACCCCCTCAGCGGGCTGATCATTTTGGTGGGGCTTTTCCTCCAGAGTCCCTGGTGGATGCTCACGGGCTGCACTGGAACTGCTGTGTCCACATTGACTGCACTGGCTCTCAGTCAGGACAG GTCAGCCATCACAGCTGGGCTGCACGGCTACAACGGGATGCTGGTGGGATTGCTCATGGCTGTCTACTCCAGCAAAGGGGATTACTACTGGTGGCTTCTCCCTCCTGTGGCAGTTATATCAATGGCCTG CCCCGTCCTGTCCAGTGCTTTGGGATCCATCTTCAGTAAATGGGACCTTCCTGTTTTCACTCTGCCCTTCAACATTGCAGTGACTCTCTACTTGGCAGCCACAGGACACTACAACCCCTTCTTCCCCACCACCCTCATCAAGCCTATAGCTGCAGTGCCCAACATCACCTGGTCTGCAATCAGTGTGCCACTG CTCCTACAGTCCATCCCAGTTGGAGTTGGTCAAGTGTATGGTTGTGGAAACCCCTGGACTGGAGGCATTTTCCTTGTGGCTTTGCTTATCTCCTCCCCACTGATTTGTTTACATGCTGCAATTGGATCGACAGTGGGGATGATTGCAG CACTGAGCATTGCATCCCCATTTGACAGCATCTACCTGGGCTTACACAATTACAACTGTGCCCTGGCCTGCATCGCGGTCGGGGGGATGTTCTACGCCCTGACCTGGCAGACGCATCTGCTGTCACTTGCCTGTG CATTATTTTGTGCCTACTCCGGAGCAGCTCTTGCTAATGCCCTCTCTGTG CTCGGGCTGCCAGTCTGCACCTGGCCTTTCTGCCTGTCCGCCCTCCTCTTCCTGCTGATCAACTCGGAAAACCCAGCCATCTACAAAATACCCCTCTCCAAAGTCACCTACCCAGAAGCCAACCGGATCTACTACCtgaggatgaggagaagggcctcggagagcaggagagaggagcagaaacTGAAGGAGCAGAAGCCCCCCGACAACTCAAAAATAAGCACGGGAGGGACCCCCCTGTGCACCCCCAAGAGCCGCCACGCCCACTGA